From the genome of Pseudomonas bubulae:
CAGATCAACTCGCCGGTCCCCCTCCCTGCCAAGCCCCGGCGCGCACACTTTGCGCTAGCCACTGCTGCCGCCGTGCTCTGCGCCGTCTTTGCACTGAACCTGGGCGCCCCGGTGGCGCTGCATCAACAGCAGGTCAGCACACTGGCCCAAGGCGCCCGCACGATATTGCTACCCGACGGCAGTACCCTGAACGTGAATGCCAACACGCGCCTGAGCCTGGACTTCAGCGCCCACCAGCGTGACATCTATCTGGACCAGGGCCAGCTTTACATCGAGGTCGCGGCCAACAAGGAGCAGCCGTTGGTGGTGCATGCCGGGGAGGCGCGCATACGGGTGGTCGGCACGGGGTTCGATGTACGCCGCAGTTCGCGCCAATTGGTGGTCAGCGTGGCCCACGGCGAGGTTGCGTTCATTCCAGACCCCAGGTCAGCAATGCTGCTGGGTGCACAACAACGCGCCACCTGGGACTACAACAGGGGAGCACTTATAGAACAGACGTTGAGTGCGGGCGAAGTGGCGGGCTGGCGCAGCGGCCATCTGTCCTTTCGCAATCGCGAACTGGCCAGCCTGGTGGATGAACTGGACCTCTACCGCCCGGGCCTGATTCAGTTGGCCGACGGCCCGCTGACTGGCTACAAGGTTTCAGGCAACCTGGATGTCAGCGATCCACTGGCACTGGTCAAAGCCCTGCCCGCCCTGATCCCGGTAAAAACCGTGCTGCTGGACAGCGGTAAAATCCGTATCGAACCACGCTAAAAAAACATATGCGAATATTTTCCATTCGCATATGTGGTTTTTTCATTTTGCTGCGTCTTCCTCCGGTCTGCGTTGCTAACGCATGTCTTTTTGGCCTTTGTTGCCACACCGGGGGATTTCATGTTTCGCGCACCACATTGCTTCTCGCATTTGTACACCCGCCCGACACTGCTGGCGGCTTGCCTGGCGATCAGCCTGCAAGCCCACGCGGAGTCGATCCAACTGCAACTGCCAGCACAATCGCTGGCCAGTTCGCTGAGCGAGGTGGCACAGCAGGCAAAAATCCAGCTGCTGTTCGACGAAGCCCTGTTACGCAACGTGAAAGCCCCGGCACTCAGTGGCACCTTCGAGCCACAGGAAGCCATCCAGCGCCTGCTCAAAGACACCGACTTCAGCCTTGTGCAGATCGATCGCACCTACGTCGTGCGGCCCCGGGAGTCCGGCACCACCACCAGCAACAGCCTGGAGCTGGGCGCAGTCAGTGTGGTGGGCAACGGTAGCGAGGTCGACTCCAGCAACGTCGGCAAGTCGACCATGACCCAGGAGCAAATCAACCGCTATCAGGCCAATAACATCCCCAGCCTGCTCGCCACCCTGCCAGGCATCAACCTCGGCGGCTCGCTCAAGCCCGGTGGCCAGACCATCAATATCTGGGGCATGGGAGAAGCCGAAGACGTACAAATGACCGTCGATGGCGCGACCAAAAGCGGCTTTGAACGCTACAAACAGGGCACGATTTTTATCGAACCCGAGCTGATCAAACGCCTGGAAGTCGAAAAAGGCCCCCACGATATCCACACCGGCAATGGCGGCTTCGCCGGTGTAGTGCACATGGAAACCAAGGACGCGACCGACTTGCTCGAAGAGGGCAGGAACACCGGCGCCATGCTCAAATACGGCTACAGCAGCAACGACCATCAACAGGTCTACAGCGGCGCTGTTTACGGTCGCACCGAAGATGGTCGCGCCGACGCTCTGTTTTACTACACCAAGCGCGACGGCGACGATATGAAGCTGGCCGGTAAAATGCCCAACCCCGGCAATGTCTACCCGGTTAACCCCCAGCGTCTGCCCAATACGGCCCAGGACCTGGACGGACAACTGCTCAAGCTCAACTTGCACCTCAATGACGAACACAGTGTGGGCATGTCTTACTCGCGCTCGAACAACTATTTGTGGGTGCCCTTCTCGGCCGTGAGTTACCCGGCGCCACCCAGCCAGGCCAACATCGACAAATTTGGTTACGACATTGCAGCGCGGCGCTACCTGTCCAACCGCTCGACAATCGACACCACCTGGTCGGCCAAATACAAGTACGAACCCCTGGACAACCCGCTGGTGGACCTGGAGGTCAAGTACTCGCACTCCAACACCGAGCAAACCGACAAGCGTGACGCCCAGGCTTACACCCAGCCCACCAGCGGCGGGCGCAAAATGGAGACCGGCTATACCGATGACATGCTCCAGGTCGAGAACATCAGCCTGTTTGCCAGCGGCCCGCTGGACCATGCAGTGACCACCGGCGTGCAATTTCGCAAGCACCAGCGTGATGTGAACATGTGGATGCCGGGCGGCATCTACGACGTCGAAAAGTACAACTACGGCCACTACCAGCCCAACTTCATGCCCCGGGGCAAGGTCGACACCAACAGCTTCTATATTCAGGACGCCATCACTTGGGGTGACTTCACCCTCACGCCGTCCATGCGCTACGACCACGTACGCAATCGCGGCCAGGAAAACGACGCGCCGTACTATAACCACCCGGAGTTGGGTCACGACTACAGCGACAAAACCTACACCGGCTGGTCGCCTCGCCTGTCGGCCTTCTGGAAAATCACCCCGAAAACCGCCCTGTTCCTGGACTACAGCAAAACCTGGCGTGCCCCGGTGATTGACGAGCAGTACGAAGTACAAGGCGTCGGCAGCCGCACCTCCAGCAGCCTGGGCCTTGATCCGGAGCGCATCACCGGCTGGCGCGGTGGCAACATCACCACCTTCGACCAGATTTTTGGCGACAACGACCACGCCCTGGTGCGTACCACCCTGTTCCGCAACACCGTCGACGACGAGATTTTCAAGGCCACGGGCGTCGGCTGCGCCGCGCAAACCCCTACGGTCAGCATGAGCGATGCGTGCGGGCCCAACATGCCCAATTACCGCAACATTGGCAGCGTGACCATCAAGGGCTTCGAAATTGAGAGCTTCTACGAATCCACCTACGTGTTCGGATCCCTGTCATACGCATGGATGACCGGCAAACACCAAGGCGCCTACACCAACCCTTGGGGTCCCAACGTCTGGGCGCGTGACATACCCGCGCCCAAGTGGATTGCCGTACTGGGTACCAAGATCCCGAGCCTGGATGCCCGGATTGGCTGGAAGGGAGAATTCGTACGCAAGACCGACCGCTTGCCGAGCGACAACTACTACAGCAGCCCGATCAGTGCGCTGGGCGACCGCTACTGGGACCAGTTCCCCAACGACAGCTACAACGTGCAGGGCCTGTTTGCCAACTGGAAGCCGCAGCAGCCGTACCTCAAGGGCACCGAAGTCAACTTCACCCTGGACAACATGTTCAATAAAAACTATCAGCCGATGCTCAGTGGCGAAAACGCCTACAGCCAGGGCCGCAATGCCAAGATCAGCGTGACGCGGTTCTTCTGAGTTGGCTGATCCGGCAAACCCTCTGTGGGAGCGGGCTTGCTCGCGATTCCGCCGGCACGGTGTATCTGGCCGACCGCGCCGATGCCATCGCGGGCAAGCCCGGCTCCCACAGGTGTGTACCGCTCACACCCGCAAGCGCTATTGCGGGAGAGCGCGGCTACTGTTACGTGCTACCACACTCAACTCCGGCGCCTGCACCCGGCGCTGGCTCAAGTAGCGGGTGCAGCTCACGCGCAGGAACGAGGCAAAGTTGACTACTTCGCCGCGATAATCCATCACCTCTTCATAGAGCTTGGCCACCAACTGGTTGGTGGTCATGCCATCTGTTTCGGCGATTTCGCTGAGGATGTCCCAGAACTGGTTTTCCAGGCGCAAAGTGGTGACCACGCCGCAAATACGCAATGAGCGCGAACGTGACTCGTAAAGAATCGGGTCGGCTTTTACATACAGTTCACACATGGTCACGCCCTCTGCCTACAAAGTGATTTTGGTACCCAGCAAACCCAGGAATGCCGCCAGCCACGCCGGATGTGCCGGCCACGCAGGGGCTGTGGCCAGGTTGCCTTGCACATGGGCCTTGGTCACATCGATATCGATATAAGTCCCCCCCGCCAGCCGCACTTCCGGTGCACACGCCGGGTA
Proteins encoded in this window:
- a CDS encoding FecR family protein; this encodes MSPFHTAGNDSIDEQAANWFARNRNTRNQGSCEQFNAWHANPSHARAYTEFESLWADLGELEQINSPVPLPAKPRRAHFALATAAAVLCAVFALNLGAPVALHQQQVSTLAQGARTILLPDGSTLNVNANTRLSLDFSAHQRDIYLDQGQLYIEVAANKEQPLVVHAGEARIRVVGTGFDVRRSSRQLVVSVAHGEVAFIPDPRSAMLLGAQQRATWDYNRGALIEQTLSAGEVAGWRSGHLSFRNRELASLVDELDLYRPGLIQLADGPLTGYKVSGNLDVSDPLALVKALPALIPVKTVLLDSGKIRIEPR
- a CDS encoding TonB-dependent hemoglobin/transferrin/lactoferrin family receptor; translated protein: MFRAPHCFSHLYTRPTLLAACLAISLQAHAESIQLQLPAQSLASSLSEVAQQAKIQLLFDEALLRNVKAPALSGTFEPQEAIQRLLKDTDFSLVQIDRTYVVRPRESGTTTSNSLELGAVSVVGNGSEVDSSNVGKSTMTQEQINRYQANNIPSLLATLPGINLGGSLKPGGQTINIWGMGEAEDVQMTVDGATKSGFERYKQGTIFIEPELIKRLEVEKGPHDIHTGNGGFAGVVHMETKDATDLLEEGRNTGAMLKYGYSSNDHQQVYSGAVYGRTEDGRADALFYYTKRDGDDMKLAGKMPNPGNVYPVNPQRLPNTAQDLDGQLLKLNLHLNDEHSVGMSYSRSNNYLWVPFSAVSYPAPPSQANIDKFGYDIAARRYLSNRSTIDTTWSAKYKYEPLDNPLVDLEVKYSHSNTEQTDKRDAQAYTQPTSGGRKMETGYTDDMLQVENISLFASGPLDHAVTTGVQFRKHQRDVNMWMPGGIYDVEKYNYGHYQPNFMPRGKVDTNSFYIQDAITWGDFTLTPSMRYDHVRNRGQENDAPYYNHPELGHDYSDKTYTGWSPRLSAFWKITPKTALFLDYSKTWRAPVIDEQYEVQGVGSRTSSSLGLDPERITGWRGGNITTFDQIFGDNDHALVRTTLFRNTVDDEIFKATGVGCAAQTPTVSMSDACGPNMPNYRNIGSVTIKGFEIESFYESTYVFGSLSYAWMTGKHQGAYTNPWGPNVWARDIPAPKWIAVLGTKIPSLDARIGWKGEFVRKTDRLPSDNYYSSPISALGDRYWDQFPNDSYNVQGLFANWKPQQPYLKGTEVNFTLDNMFNKNYQPMLSGENAYSQGRNAKISVTRFF
- a CDS encoding ribbon-helix-helix domain-containing protein, with amino-acid sequence MCELYVKADPILYESRSRSLRICGVVTTLRLENQFWDILSEIAETDGMTTNQLVAKLYEEVMDYRGEVVNFASFLRVSCTRYLSQRRVQAPELSVVARNSSRALPQ